In Carassius carassius chromosome 2, fCarCar2.1, whole genome shotgun sequence, the DNA window CCAGTAGAATCTTTAGAGCTCTTGGTGGTCAAGCCTCTCTAGCtccattatactgtagtcttttGGATTGAAGCCCAACCAACAGCTATTTTATTCCTCTGGCCTAAATTACATGAAAGTCCTCCTCAGTTCTCTTAGCTCTCCCTCCCTGTGTAATCAATAGCCCTGACCTGAGTATCATGTCAGAAAAaggtctggggtttcatgaccctttacaTTTTGTATACATTTGTTTTGTGAATAAGCAACAATGGATAGTTAATTCTCAAGCAATCCACAAATTAAAAAGAACACGTAGACATTAatcttgaaaatgtcatttttataccCTTTCACTAAATTAAATGTGGCTAGACTGAAAAAGAGAGTGAGGATATAGTAAAGAGAAATGGATCTTCTGAACAGGATGAAAGACGTGAGTGAATAAAGAACTTAATGCTGGCAGGGGTGGAAAGAGATGCGAGGAGACAGTCAATACTGTACTGTGAAGGACATTGCCTCAgttgcaaaataaacacaaatgttttgaCATGAactcacttaaagggttagttcacccaaaaatcaaaattatgtcattaatcactcaccctcatgtcattccaaacctgtgagaccttcattcatcttcggaacacagtttaagatattttagatttagtctgagagctctcagtccctccattgaaactatgtgtacagtatactgtccatgtccagaaaggtaagaaaaacattatcaaagtagtccatgtgacatcttagggtcagttagaatttgttgaagcatctaaaatacattttggtccaaaattacGGTGGCCCAGTGGTGCACAACaaaacgacattaaaaaagcaaacataagctcacaacacaacgacattaagccacaacacaaatacattaagccacaacacaaagacattaacccacaacacaacgaaattctcacaacacaacgaaattaagccacaacacaacgaaattatgccacaacacaacgaaatcgccacaacacaacgaaattaagccacaacacaacggaaatgctcccgaccactagggggcagttggtctgcagtAACGGGCAATGGACAGCACAGCACGCAGCCTACGTATTTGCACTCCAGTGAAATCTCAGGGCGCATACAGGGTTCTCCCGTGAGAACGCATGCATCGAAGTACTGTCTAAATGCCAAGTAGTAAGTAACTGCAATTTTGTGTTAAGTTTTATTTTAGAAGACTATTGTTAGTCTGAATGTAGTTGCTGCGTCTTTCCTGAAGTTAGTGATTTTTTACAGATCCCAATGTATTGTCCATTTTGTGGTGCTACACTGGAAAGCTGTCCTGCTTTTTGCAGTGCATGTGGTAAAAATGTGACATTTCTAAAAGATATAGTTCCTGATGAAAATGAGCCAAGTACAAGTGCAGGTACATAGCGAGGCCGTTGCTATATTGTTTTGGAACAAAATATTTGCTTGGTGAATGAGTATAATGTGAGAGATTTCTATATGTCACTGTGTTTGAAGCAGGAAAATCAGGAAGGAATACACTGGATTCCTTCATGATGTTTAGGGCTGTAAAGGAGAAGGAGAGGAAAACCTTCTTTACTAAGAAATGTCAGGAATCTAAGAAGGATAAAAAAAATGGTGAAGGTATCTTTTATACGCCACAATAGGGATGACTGTTGCAACTTTAATTACTTTAAGTTAAAGGACAGTTAGCATCATTAGTACCTTTCATATGTTTCCTATGGAATTCAGTGCAGTTGTAGAATTAAGAAAGTAATTTATCAACTAGTTTCAtaatatgatgattattatttaatctttcagttttattttcattaacaaaaGTTTTATAGCGATTTATAAAATACCCACATTCCCCATGTTAAAGCCTATTTTAATTTTCAGCTTGTGacacttaacatttttttttattattttcatgtgaAGATTTATGTTGGAGTTATGTGGAGACATAATGATGTTCTAAAGCCTATGAGAGGGAAGACCCTGCCTCTTGAAGTTCAACCTAATTGGTCATCTGAGCAACTGTTAATAGCTGCTGAAAAGAAAGTAAAAGATTTTAATCAGGACATGGAAGAGGGTCCCTATGTTTTGCTGTATCCAGACGGTTCAGAGGTGAAAAACATTCCAGGAACAAACACCCCATTCAAACTACAGCTGTACAAAGAGGCACTTGGGAAAGCTTATCAAAGAATAACACTTTTCATCTGCACAGGTCAAGATTTTTCAGCCAATGGTGAgcatatttaatttaaagtaaatattacaAAGACATATGTATAAAACACTGTTTACATTAATGGGTTTAAATCAGAGTGAATGTTCTTTACGTTCATTGTTATTTGAAGACTGTAGTGGACATTCTTCTAGCGAAGATAGTGAAGTGCAAGTAAAATCGACATCTCACAGTCCACATTATGAGAGTGACACTTTGGTGGGTGCATTTAATTGCATGTCTGCTAAcataattataacatttaattgTAACTCATTTTAACATGTGGCTTGTGTTTTCTATACAGATGTGGGATGATCCAGATGAAGCAAGCACACCAAAGACAAGAAGCACATCAGACAGGTATTATTTAAGCATAGTAAACAGGGCATTCTTTGGAGATTAGGGGTAGAGTaagttgtttaaattaatatatggtTGTTTTTTGGACAAAGTAGGTTTATAATTTATGTTCATACCAAGTTACTTAGTTAgaacaaatgaaaaatgtattctgtcttagGGGTTTTTGTTAAAGGTCAGTTATAGTGTTGTTGtttgtatagtgtttttttttttttaatttctgacaAATATAGGAAGCAGGAAAAACAAATGTCCAAGAACACGCACATGGCCAACAAAAGTGCTACACGTAAGCTTACTGTTTTacctcaaagaaaaaaaataaataaaataactttactAGCAGTAAATTACTAGCAGCCTAACAATTAGTTTATGTCAGTGGATGTAAATTCCTGatcctctttttctttttacagaaattacacacatctttatgcACCAATAGTTATCGAAAGTGACTCAGAAGAGTCAAATGAGAGCAGACAATATGTTCAAGAGGAAAGGTTTGCGTTTATTACTCTCAATATCATGTTTCTAAATTTATTCAttctagttttttttaaatttcataattattttgctTTACTCAATAAaacctcttttttgttgttgttttacagcACTGATGTATTATCTGCAGCAGACATTGTGTCAGATCTCTCATTGAAGATCAGAAGGACGTCTTGCTGCAGATTCAACATAAATAGAGCTAATGTTTGGGATGGAGCAGTTCGTGGTTTTAAAcgtgcatcatatgacccattgcAAGACATGCTTGTCAAATTCACAGATGACGAAGGCACAATTGAAGATGCAGTGGACACAGGTGGTCCCAAACGTGAGTTTCTAACCCTGCTAATGGACTGTTTAAGAGCACGGAGAATCTTTGATGGTCCTGAAAATAGGAGATTTCTCACCTTTAACAATGCAGGTAAATTATTTACTTAACTCTATCTTTTATCTGCCATGTTCATAATTGTCTTTTTTACTAACTGGAGAAAAACTCCATTTACTACAGCTGCCAGAGAAGATGAATACTTCCTTGCTGGGCGGATGATTGCTGTTTCTGTTGTTCACGGTGGTCCAGGTCCTCGCTTCCTCTCAGAAATGGTGTACGATCACCTCACTGGGAGGTCTGACATTAATGGAACAGTTGAAGATATAACAGATGAGACCATGAAGGCAGCTTTACTTGAGGTGCATTTAACTTTCATTTTagcttattttaagtttttatttttttggtttttatttattatgattcaAGGATTAACAgtttaaatctttttttgtaCTGGCTTTATAGAAAAATtattagaatttagaatttattatgtGTCCTATTTACCAGATATCCAGCGCAGCTTCATTGGATGAATTACTCATGCTCATTGACAAGTATGCCAGCTTGCTGCAGACTGCTGGATGTTTTGATTACCCACAAAGTGTA includes these proteins:
- the LOC132098954 gene encoding G2/M phase-specific E3 ubiquitin-protein ligase-like, encoding MQRIRRAKPEQKGQVTKAEVGNTGGSGLDRTSGDTGDSGLDRTSEVTGDSGLGGTSGDTGVSGLAGTRRDTGELGITSLNQSISSVQWDDSWLVSGSGVGLEISSSVGPTVNGDLLFTSTHSTKVAKSSLGPFTGKSGRNTLDSFMMFRAVKEKERKTFFTKKCQESKKDKKNGEDCSGHSSSEDSEVQVKSTSHSPHYESDTLMWDDPDEASTPKTRSTSDRNYTHLYAPIVIESDSEESNESRQYVQEESTDVLSAADIVSDLSLKIRRTSCCRFNINRANVWDGAVRGFKRASYDPLQDMLVKFTDDEGTIEDAVDTGGPKREFLTLLMDCLRARRIFDGPENRRFLTFNNAAAREDEYFLAGRMIAVSVVHGGPGPRFLSEMVYDHLTGRSDINGTVEDITDETMKAALLEISSAASLDELLMLIDKYASLLQTAGCFDYPQSVEGKDNIVKDFIQWYILYRNQYSIQRFRDGLSTLDVIHALEQHPSVFRPYMCYSVENLKAESLEAVFKAQLCEFGSTRRQEETRILGYWRDYLLDTGGKGL